From the Chryseobacterium sp. G0201 genome, the window ACAAAATCTGAGATTGGTAAAGCAGAACCTACTGCTTTAGCTGCTCTTTCTGCAAAAGGAGTTTCTTATCCATTTGCTGATAAATATATTTTGATCCCATCAGAAATTACAGAAATCAATACAGCTATTGATGCTTATAACGTAACAATTAAAGCTGCTGCAGCTTCAAAAGGATATGCTTTTGTTGATGCTAATAAGAAAATGAATGAGCTTGGATCTCAGTCAGGAGTTTCTTGGGACGGTGTGAAATATACTGCTAAATTTGTTACAGGTGGAGCTTTCTCTTTAGACGGAGTACATCTTACGGGTAGAGGGTATGCAATTATTGCTAATGAATTTATTAAGTCAATAAACGCTACTTATAAATCTACACTGCCATGGGTAGATCCGAATAAATATTCGGGAGTGAAATTCCCTTAATAAAAAGGAAAATAAAAACATATGAACCACAAGGAGTAATTCTTGTGGTTTTTTTATAAATTTGCAAAATCTTTTAAAAAGTAAAAATGGCCGATCAGTTAAGTTATCTATTTTCTACAAGAACAAGTAAGGTCTTGGCAGAAAAAATTGCCCAACATTATGGGAAAGAATTAGGGAAAATCATCATTCAGGAGTTCAGCGATGGTGAATTTGAACCTGTGCTAGACGAATCTGTAAGAGGAGGAAGAGTTTTCCTGATTGCTTCTACATTTCCGCCGGCAGACAATCTTTTAGAGCTTCTTTTAATGATTGACGCAGCAAAAAGAGCTTCTGCTAAAAGTATTACCGTTGTACTTCCGTATTTCGGGTTGGCAAGACAAGACAGAAAAGACAAGCCAAGAGCACCTATCGGAGCTAAATTGGTGGCAAATCTTTTAACTGCTGCGGGAGCAACAAGAATCATGACGATGGATCTGCACGCGGATCAGATTCAGGGATTCTTTGAAATTCCTGTTGATCATCTGTATGCTTCTACAATTTTCGTAGATTACATCAGAGATATGAATCTTGATAATCTTACCATTGCTTCTCCGGATATGGGTGGAGCAAAAAGAGCAAAAAACTATGCCGGTCACTTAGGCGCAGATGTTGTAATTGCTTACAAAGAAAGAAAAAAAGCAAATGTAATCGAAGAAATGTTTCTTATCGGAGATGTTGTAGGGAAAAATGTTATCCTTATTGATGATATGATCGATACTGCAGGAACGCTTTGTAAAGCTGCAGACATTTTAATGGAGAAAGGAGCAAAATCTGTAAGAGCAATGGCAACTCACGGAGTGCTTTCAGGCAAAGCTTATGATAATATTGAGAACTCAAAATTATTGGAAGTTATTGTAACTGACTCAATTCCTGTAAAAAATAATTTGACAAACAAAATAAAAGTGCTATCTTGCGCCCCTCTATTTGCGGACGTTATGAAGATGGTTCATGAGCATCAATCAATTAGCAGTAAGTTTGTTATTTAATTGATAATTAGCTGTTTGCAAATTAAACTTTAAACAAATTTTTAAATTTTTATAAATGAAATCAATTACAATTCAAGGTACAAAAAGAGAAAGCGTGGGCAAAAAGTCGACAAAAGCTTTACGTGATGCTGAATTAGTTCCTTGTGTTGTTTACGGAGGTGGCGAGCCATTGAACTTCTCTGCAACAGAGAAATCGTTCAAAGGTTTGGTATATACTCCTGAAGCACACACGGTATCTATTGAAGTTGACGGGCAGACAATTCCTGCAGTTCTTCAAGATATTCAGTTCCACCCAATTACTGATAAAATTCTTCACGCGGATTTCTATCAACTATCTGCTGATAAGCCAGTTGTTATGGAAGTTCCTGTAAGAATCACTGGTCGTTCTAAAGGTGTTGTAGCTGGTGGTGTTTTACGTCAGTCTTTCAGAAAATTGAAAGTAAAAGCTATTCCTGCAAACTTGCCAGACGAGATCGTAGTAGATATTACTTCTCTTAAAATTGGTAACAAACTTTATGTTGGAACTATTAAAGCTGAAGGTTATTCTTTCGTACACCCAGACAATGCAGTTGTAGTAGCTGTTAAGATGTCTAGAAATGCAGCTAAAGGTGGTGCAGTTGCGGATGATGACGATGAAGAAGAAGTTGTAGCGGAAGTTGAAGGAGGTTCTCCTGCAACTGAAGAAGCAGCAGCTGAATAAGAAATTTCTTAATCACAATATAAGACCTGTCAATGTATTTTGGCAGGTTTTTTATTTTTAGATTAAATCTATAATCGTGTTCATTCAATTTTCTTTCGGAAAAAAAGCCGTAAATTTGAAGTGTTCTAAATAAGAGCATTTTAATTTAAAATTTTAATAAATGTTTGACATTCAAGAAATAAGAAGTCAGTTTACTATATTAAACCAGCAGGTGAACGGTAAGCCATTAGTTTACTTAGATAATGCAGCAACATCTCAAAAACCAAATTCAGTTTTAGAAGTTTGGAATAAATATTACACCGAGCTTAACGCTAATGTACATAGAGGAATTCATACATTAAGTCAGTTAGCAACAGAAGAAATGGAGCTTTCAAGAAGAAAGGTTCAGAAATTCATTAATGCTAAACATGATTTTGAAGTAATTTTTACAAAAGGAACAACAGAAGGATTAAACCTCATCGCTTATATTTTAACTCAGAAGCTTAAAAAGGATGATGAAATTATCATTTCTTACCTTGAGCATCACTCAAATATCGTTCCTTGGCAATTGCTTTGTGAAAGAACAGGCGCGAAACTTCGTGTTATTCCAATTGATGAAAATGGTATTCTCCAACTTGATTATTTGGATCAATATTTAAGCGAAAAAACGAAAGTTGTTTCTGTAAATCAGGTTTCCAATGCATTAGGAATTGTAAATCCGATTGAAGAAATCATTGCTAAAACAAGAAAAAATTCTGATGCTTATATTGTAATTGATGGAGCTCAGTCGGCTCCGCATTTCACAATCGACGTTCAGAAAATGGATTGTGATTTCTTTGTTTTTTCAGGTCATAAAATGTACGCTCCGATGGGAACAGGTATTTTATACGGAAAACAAGAGATTTTAGAAGATTTGCCGCCATTTCATGGAGGAGGAGAGATGATCGCAACATGTTCTTTTGACGGAACTACTTACGCAGGTTTACCTTTTAAATATGAAGCCGGAACTCCAAATGTAGGCGGAAATATTGCTTTGGGTGCTGCCATAGATTTTATTGGAAAAGTAGGTCAGTCAACCATTCAAAATCATGAAAATGCTTTGTTGGAATATGCTCAAAGACAATTGTTAGAGATAGAAAACCTAAAAGTCTATGGTGAAAAAGCCAACAGAACAGGTGTTGTTTCTTTTAATTTAGAAGGAACAGGAATTTCTTCTGATGTAGGGATGATTCTTGATAAAATGGGCATTGCTGTGAGAACAGGGCATCATTGTACACAACCTATTATGGATTTCTTTAATATTGCAGGAACCGTGAGAGCAAGTTTTGCCATTTACAATACTTTCGAGGAAATTGATTCTTTGGTGGAAGGGGTAAAAAAAGCACAGAGAATGCTTTCTTAAAAAAGACTTTAAATAATTTAATTAAAATACGATCACCCTTCATTTTTGAGAGGTGATTTTTTGTTTTGTAAATGTGAATTATTTCATTTATAGTTAATTATTGTTGATTTTTTTGTGGTTTTACTTTATTTTAATTAATTATTTTTATAAATTTATCATAACCTTACAAAATTAATTACCATGAAAAAAATATTACTTCCTTTAGTATTGGCTTGCGGTATGACCAATGCTCAATTGTTTTCAGAGAACTTTAATGCTGGAGCTTTACCTACAGGATGGACGGTAAACAATCCAGATACAACCTATAATTGGGCAGTCGGAACTCAATCCGGGTTCTCTTCTTTTCCAACCGGAGCCGCGTTTTTTGATGATGACGATGCCGGACCATCAAGTATAAATTCCAATGCCAGATTGGTATCACCTGTTATTAACCTTACAGCAGCTTCCAGTCCAAAACTATCCTTTAAATATGCCAATATGATCTACGATAATGATTCAACCTTGAAAGTTGAAGCATTTAACGGTACAGCGTGGGTGCAGGTTTTCAGCTTCAGTGGAAATGCTGGTGAGTGGGATATTGATTTTAATACATTTACATATGTACTTACTACTTATGAAGATGCTACGAATATTGATTTAAGCCCTTATGCTAATCCTAATTTCCAACTGAGATTTGTATATGACGATGCAGCAGATTATTCATATGGAGTAGTGGTGGACGATGTTGTTATTTCTGCAACTACTATATTGGGAACATCAGAAGTTTCGGCTTCTGATAAGGTTAAAGTATATCCAAATCCTGTAAAGGACGATCTTTTCATTAAGTCTGATGAATTAAAAAGTTCTAAAGTAAGCGTGATAGATATGTCCGGAAAAAAAGTGAAGGCTTTCGAAGGAAAATCTGAAAAATATAATCTTTCTGACTTACCAAACGGAAATTATATGATCTTAATTGATAACGGAAAAGAAATCATAACAAAGAAAATTCTTAAAAAATAACAATGTAAAGTCTTCAATTTGGAGGCTTTTTTTATACAATTAAAACTCATTTTAAATAATAGATTTTAACAATACATCAAATTTGATTTTTCGAGTCTGAGTTTATACTAATTCCAACTAATTTTGTTGCGTAAAATTTATGTAATGGAATTAATAGAAAAATTAAACTGGAGATTTGCCACCAAAGCGATGAACGGTCAAAAAGTACCTCAGGAAAAGGTAGATAAAATATTAGAAGCAGCAAGGTTAGCTCCAACTTCAAGTGGACTGCAGCCTTTCGAGATCATTGTAATTACCAATCAGGAAGTGAAAGAGCAAATAAAACCTCACGCTTGGAACCAGCCACAGATCACGGATTGTTCGCATCTTTTGGTTTTTGCAGCTTGGGATAATTATACGGAAGAAAGAATCAACAATATGTTTGATCTTACGAATGAAATCAGAGGTTTCAAAAATGAAGGTTGGGGAAACTACAGACAAATGTTGTTGGATACTTACCCTCAGAGATCTGCTGAAGAAAACTTCACTCATGCAGCAAAACAAGCTTATATTTCTTTCGGAGCGGCAATTATTGCGACAGCATTTGAAGAAGTAGATTCAACGCCGATGGAAGGTTTTTCTCCGGAAGCTGTTGATGAGGTTTTAAACTTAAAAGAAAAAGGATTGAAAAGCGTTTTATTGTTGCCGATCGGTTACAGAGAAGCAGCCAACGACTGGTTGGTGAATCTTGCCAAAGTAAGAAAACCTAAAGAAGATTTCATTACAGAGATTAACTAATTATTATATATTTTATTCATAGAAAAATCCCTTTCAGTTTTCTGAAAGGGATTTTGTTTATTTATATTTAAGTTTAAAATTTTACATAAAGTTTGTCATTCCGTAGGAATCTCGACAATGTATTTTACATAATTTTTAAAGCTAAGTTTAGATTCCTACGGAATGGCAAACATGCTGTGAAATCTGCATTATCTGAATAATCTGCGCGAGATTAAAAATTAAACTTAATTATTCGGTTTCCAATCCACAACAGCTCTAATAAAAGCTTCTGCATTTTCTACCGGAATATTAGGTAAAATTCCGTGACCAAGATTCGCAATATATCTGTCTTTTCCGAAACGGTTGATCATTTCAGTTACCATTTTTTTGATAGTTTCAGGCGTAGAATGTAATCTCGCCGGATCAAAATTCCCTTGAAGGGTCATTGTGTGATTCGTCAATGTTCTTGCTAGTTCAGGCTTGATTGTCCAGTCAACACCTAAAGCCGAAACTTTAGACATGGTCATATCTTCCAACGCGAACCAACATCCTTTTCCAAATACAACAACATGAGAAAGCGGACTTAAAGCTTCAACAATTTGATTGATATATTGCCAAGAGAATTCCTGATAATCTGCAGGAGAAAGCATTCCGCCCCAAGAATCGAAGATCTGTACGGCAGAAACACCTTTTTCTACTTTTCTTTTAAGATAAGCTATTGTAGTATCTGTGATCTTTTGAAGCAATAAATGAGCAGCTTCCGGCTGTTGGAAACAGAATGACTTAGCAATATCAAAAGCTTTACTACCTTTTCCTTCTACACAGTAGCAAAGAATCGTCCAGGGAGAACCTGCAAAACCGATCAATGGAATTTCATTGTCTAGTTTTATCAAAGTTAATTCGATCGCATCAAAAACGTATCCTAGCGTATCATTCACATCGGGAACGACAACGTTTTGTACCTGTTCCATCGTTCTGATCGGGTTGTCTAGCCACGGACCAACATTTTCCTTCATTTTAAAATCAATTCCCATCGCTTGAGGAACTACCAAAATATCAGAAAACAGAATAGCAGCATCCAAAGGAAATCTGCGGATCGGTTGTACTGTAATTTCAGAAGCTAGTTCCGGGGTTTGACATCTCGTGAAGAAATCATATTTGTCACGAAGAGCAATGAATTCCGGCAAATATCTTCCGGCTTGTCTCATCATCCAAACTGGCGGTCTTTCTACGGTTTCTCCGCGAAGTGCTTTTAAATATAGGTCGTTCTTAATCATAATTTATTAGACTATTACTGCCGTCCGTTACCTTTGGGCAATCACATTTCAAAGATTGTTTTTTACTGTTCTTCGTATTAATTCAAAGATCGATACGAGATTGTTTCCCACGGAAGTATAAATCTTCTCTTGGGTATATTTTCTAAGTTCGTTGGAAGTCGTTTCTCCGATAGAAAAAATCGTCATTCCGTCCAAAGAATTCAGTTTTGCAAAACTACGAACTCCACTTGGACTAAAAAAAACTACAGCATGATATTTTTCAGGAACTAAAGGATTAGTTTCCTCGGTATTGTAAACTGTTATTTTTTTATACTTAATGTTTTGTAACGGAAGCTCTTTATCGAGAACATCAATCGCTAAATTTCCACAAAAATGAACAAATTGCTCATGCTGACAATGACTGATGATAAATTTTGAAAGTGTTTCGGCATTTTTCAACACTTTAAAAGTTCCAAAACCGTTTTTTCTTAATTCTCTTTTGGTTTTTTCGCCAACACAATAGATTTTATTGTAATTTTTTGCAGTAAAATCTTCATTGGGTTTAAAATTATTTTTAAAAAAAGAAATTACACCGTTTACACTTGTGAAAATTAAGGAATGGTTTTTTAGGTCAAAAGAATCAATTTTAATAGGATTGGTCTTAATTACCTCAACACAATCGACCAAAATATCCTCTCCTAATTCTTTGGATATAACAGATTGGTCTATATTTTTGGTAAATAATATTTTCATTATGGTTTATCTTTAAGATGCAGATCTGTGACTAAAAGTCTTACTTTGCTCATAAAATCTTTTCCGGGATCTTCTTTTGCTGTAAAGTAATTGGGATCGGTTTCTTTCCAAAGTTTAGAATTTCTAAAGATACCATATTCTGAATGTCCTATTAAATATTCTATATTATATTTTTTAGTTAAAAATCTAATTAACTGAGCATTGGAAACTATTTGTTTTTCTGTGAGCGGTTGCTGTTTGCTTCCAATATTTTCAATACCTATTGCACAATAATTAAGTCCGATGGTATGTCTCGCAAACATATTGGGCTCCATAAGCTGATAAATTGTGCCATCTCTGTCTACAATATATTGCGAGGAAACGTTCAGGGTACTTTGTTTTTTTAAAGTATTTCTGGCGCTTTCCAGATTAGTTTTATTAAAGTATTTGTAATTCGTTTCAACCGTTCCGCCTGCTGTATAATGCAGTACAATCATTTTCGGTGAAATGGTGGGTGCATTTTGTACAATTTGATGATGGTTTTTTAGATATTCCAAACTGAGACGAATTCTTTCCTGTGAATAATTAATAGGTTTATTAATTATTTTAAACTCGCTGTTTTGTGCGTTTGCGACATTTAATATCAATAAAAATAAAATACAGATCAGTTTTCTCATGATGAATAATTTATTTAGGATATTGATAATGTCCGGTGATTGTAAATTTAAACAGGCAATCTTCTATGACCTGTCCGCCTCCTATATTATGTACAATTAAATATCTTTTTCCGTCAGCAGATTTTTTATTGACAACGATTCCGATGTGCGTTAAGTTTCCGGGTAAAATCCAAGTGACAATATCGCCGGGGACATAAAGAGCAGGATTAGTTTCAATGGATTTTTCTTTTCCGAATTTTGCAAAGAAAACTCTCAGATTAGGTACTCTTCGGTGATCGATATTGGTATCTGCTTTTTTTAATCCCCAGTTTTTTGGATATTTTGAAAAGTTTTTCGTCATATCTTCATGTACTTCTTTCTGCAGGTCAATTCCCAGTTTTCTGTACGCTCTGATGATAACATCTGTGCAGACTCCTTTATCAGAGGGAACATCACCGTTTGGATATTCGATGGGGAAATATGCAGGATCGTAGCTTACTTTATCTTTTGTTAAACCCAAAGCAGCATCAGAAAGTCGTGATGCAAATTTATTCTGTGATTTTGCAATGAAAATACAAAATAGAAAGACTAGAAAAGAGAGATACTTTTTCATGCTGCTTTTGGAAAATTTTAAATAAATTAAAACTGACCTTTAATTTCAGCCATTAATTCTCTTCCACCATTTTCTAAAACGATGTTTGCTAATTTTTTACCGAAATTCTCTTCTTCATTATATTCAAAATTCTCATCCGTTGCAATGCAGTTTTTTCCGTCTAATGAGCAAAGTGCCGCTTTGAAACGAATTTGATCTCCGAAAAATTCAGCAAAAGCTCCAATAGGGGCTGTACAGCCTCCTTCTAAAGTGCTTAAAAAGTTTCTTTCGATCTCAACACAGATTTGCGTTGTTTTATGATTGATTGTACTTAGGATCTCGTTGATCTCTTTCTTGTCAGAATGACCCGCAACAGCAATTACACCTTGTGAAGGTGCGGGAATCATTAATGGAAGCATCTCGTAATCAATGTCCATTTTCATCCTTTTAATTCCTGCTAAAGATAAAATTGTAGCATCAAAATCCTGATCTTCCAGTTTTTGAAGACGTGTCTGAATGTTTCCGCGAATATCTGAAAATTCAGCGTGAGGATAATTTCTTAACCAGAAAGCTCTTCTTCTCAAGCTGCTTGTTGCCAATTTCAACTCGTGAAACTCTTTCGTTCTGGATTCTTCTTTTCTTATTAATACATCCTGAGGAAAATCTCTTTCAAGATAAGCAATAAGTTCAATGTTTTCAGGTAACTGAGTAGGTACGTCTTTTAAAGAGTGAACCGCAATGTCGATCTCGTCATTTAATAATGCAACATCCAGATCTCTGGTAAAAACACCCGTAATTCCTAAAGAATAAAGGGGCTGATTGAGATTTTTATCGCCGGAAGAAACGATAGGTACGATGTCGGTTAAATAATTATTGTTTTGTAGGTGCCTGGCAACCTCTCTTGCCTGCCAAAGTGCAAGTGCGGAATTTCTGGTTCCGATTCTAATGCTTTTCATTGAATTCGTTGTTTGGTTGTTCAACTAATATTTCGTGCATTAATTTACTAATTTCTTCGGCTTTCCAAGGATTATCGATGATATATTTTGCAAAACGATTGGTGATTTTCTGAATCATTTTCTCAGAAAGTTCCATATCTGTGATGTTTATATATTTATTTTTTCTGTAAAAATTATGCATCTCGTTGCGTTCCATGT encodes:
- the hemC gene encoding hydroxymethylbilane synthase, encoding MKSIRIGTRNSALALWQAREVARHLQNNNYLTDIVPIVSSGDKNLNQPLYSLGITGVFTRDLDVALLNDEIDIAVHSLKDVPTQLPENIELIAYLERDFPQDVLIRKEESRTKEFHELKLATSSLRRRAFWLRNYPHAEFSDIRGNIQTRLQKLEDQDFDATILSLAGIKRMKMDIDYEMLPLMIPAPSQGVIAVAGHSDKKEINEILSTINHKTTQICVEIERNFLSTLEGGCTAPIGAFAEFFGDQIRFKAALCSLDGKNCIATDENFEYNEEENFGKKLANIVLENGGRELMAEIKGQF
- a CDS encoding NAD(P)H-dependent oxidoreductase, whose translation is MELIEKLNWRFATKAMNGQKVPQEKVDKILEAARLAPTSSGLQPFEIIVITNQEVKEQIKPHAWNQPQITDCSHLLVFAAWDNYTEERINNMFDLTNEIRGFKNEGWGNYRQMLLDTYPQRSAEENFTHAAKQAYISFGAAIIATAFEEVDSTPMEGFSPEAVDEVLNLKEKGLKSVLLLPIGYREAANDWLVNLAKVRKPKEDFITEIN
- a CDS encoding ribose-phosphate pyrophosphokinase, which codes for MADQLSYLFSTRTSKVLAEKIAQHYGKELGKIIIQEFSDGEFEPVLDESVRGGRVFLIASTFPPADNLLELLLMIDAAKRASAKSITVVLPYFGLARQDRKDKPRAPIGAKLVANLLTAAGATRIMTMDLHADQIQGFFEIPVDHLYASTIFVDYIRDMNLDNLTIASPDMGGAKRAKNYAGHLGADVVIAYKERKKANVIEEMFLIGDVVGKNVILIDDMIDTAGTLCKAADILMEKGAKSVRAMATHGVLSGKAYDNIENSKLLEVIVTDSIPVKNNLTNKIKVLSCAPLFADVMKMVHEHQSISSKFVI
- a CDS encoding N-acetylmuramoyl-L-alanine amidase codes for the protein MRKLICILFLLILNVANAQNSEFKIINKPINYSQERIRLSLEYLKNHHQIVQNAPTISPKMIVLHYTAGGTVETNYKYFNKTNLESARNTLKKQSTLNVSSQYIVDRDGTIYQLMEPNMFARHTIGLNYCAIGIENIGSKQQPLTEKQIVSNAQLIRFLTKKYNIEYLIGHSEYGIFRNSKLWKETDPNYFTAKEDPGKDFMSKVRLLVTDLHLKDKP
- a CDS encoding T9SS type A sorting domain-containing protein; translation: MKKILLPLVLACGMTNAQLFSENFNAGALPTGWTVNNPDTTYNWAVGTQSGFSSFPTGAAFFDDDDAGPSSINSNARLVSPVINLTAASSPKLSFKYANMIYDNDSTLKVEAFNGTAWVQVFSFSGNAGEWDIDFNTFTYVLTTYEDATNIDLSPYANPNFQLRFVYDDAADYSYGVVVDDVVISATTILGTSEVSASDKVKVYPNPVKDDLFIKSDELKSSKVSVIDMSGKKVKAFEGKSEKYNLSDLPNGNYMILIDNGKEIITKKILKK
- a CDS encoding DUF1287 domain-containing protein; the encoded protein is MKKYLSFLVFLFCIFIAKSQNKFASRLSDAALGLTKDKVSYDPAYFPIEYPNGDVPSDKGVCTDVIIRAYRKLGIDLQKEVHEDMTKNFSKYPKNWGLKKADTNIDHRRVPNLRVFFAKFGKEKSIETNPALYVPGDIVTWILPGNLTHIGIVVNKKSADGKRYLIVHNIGGGQVIEDCLFKFTITGHYQYPK
- a CDS encoding 50S ribosomal protein L25/general stress protein Ctc; the protein is MKSITIQGTKRESVGKKSTKALRDAELVPCVVYGGGEPLNFSATEKSFKGLVYTPEAHTVSIEVDGQTIPAVLQDIQFHPITDKILHADFYQLSADKPVVMEVPVRITGRSKGVVAGGVLRQSFRKLKVKAIPANLPDEIVVDITSLKIGNKLYVGTIKAEGYSFVHPDNAVVVAVKMSRNAAKGGAVADDDDEEEVVAEVEGGSPATEEAAAE
- a CDS encoding uroporphyrinogen-III synthase, with the translated sequence MKILFTKNIDQSVISKELGEDILVDCVEVIKTNPIKIDSFDLKNHSLIFTSVNGVISFFKNNFKPNEDFTAKNYNKIYCVGEKTKRELRKNGFGTFKVLKNAETLSKFIISHCQHEQFVHFCGNLAIDVLDKELPLQNIKYKKITVYNTEETNPLVPEKYHAVVFFSPSGVRSFAKLNSLDGMTIFSIGETTSNELRKYTQEKIYTSVGNNLVSIFELIRRTVKNNL
- the hemE gene encoding uroporphyrinogen decarboxylase, with amino-acid sequence MIKNDLYLKALRGETVERPPVWMMRQAGRYLPEFIALRDKYDFFTRCQTPELASEITVQPIRRFPLDAAILFSDILVVPQAMGIDFKMKENVGPWLDNPIRTMEQVQNVVVPDVNDTLGYVFDAIELTLIKLDNEIPLIGFAGSPWTILCYCVEGKGSKAFDIAKSFCFQQPEAAHLLLQKITDTTIAYLKRKVEKGVSAVQIFDSWGGMLSPADYQEFSWQYINQIVEALSPLSHVVVFGKGCWFALEDMTMSKVSALGVDWTIKPELARTLTNHTMTLQGNFDPARLHSTPETIKKMVTEMINRFGKDRYIANLGHGILPNIPVENAEAFIRAVVDWKPNN
- a CDS encoding cysteine desulfurase, whose translation is MFDIQEIRSQFTILNQQVNGKPLVYLDNAATSQKPNSVLEVWNKYYTELNANVHRGIHTLSQLATEEMELSRRKVQKFINAKHDFEVIFTKGTTEGLNLIAYILTQKLKKDDEIIISYLEHHSNIVPWQLLCERTGAKLRVIPIDENGILQLDYLDQYLSEKTKVVSVNQVSNALGIVNPIEEIIAKTRKNSDAYIVIDGAQSAPHFTIDVQKMDCDFFVFSGHKMYAPMGTGILYGKQEILEDLPPFHGGGEMIATCSFDGTTYAGLPFKYEAGTPNVGGNIALGAAIDFIGKVGQSTIQNHENALLEYAQRQLLEIENLKVYGEKANRTGVVSFNLEGTGISSDVGMILDKMGIAVRTGHHCTQPIMDFFNIAGTVRASFAIYNTFEEIDSLVEGVKKAQRMLS